In the Sarcophilus harrisii chromosome 1, mSarHar1.11, whole genome shotgun sequence genome, one interval contains:
- the RBM5 gene encoding RNA-binding protein 5 isoform X2, whose translation MGSDKRVSRTERSGRYGSIIDRDDRDERESRSRRRDSDYKRSSDDRRNDRYDDYRDYDSPERERERRNSDRSEDGYHSDGDYGEHDYRNDINDEWESKTIMLRGLPITVTENDIREIMESFEGPQPADVRLMKRKTGVSRGFAFVEFYHLQDATSWMEANQKKLVIQGKHIAMHYSNPRPKFEDWLCNKCCLNNFRKRLKCFRCGADKFDSEQEVPSGTTESVQSVDYYCDTIILRNIAPHTVVDSIMTALSPYASLAVNNIRLIKDKQTQQNRGFAFVQLSSAMDASQLLQVLQSLHPPLKIDGKTIGVDFAKSARKDLVLPDGNRVSAFSVASTAIAAAQWSSTQSQSGEGGNIDYNYLQPGQDGYAQYAQYSQDYQQFYQQQAGGVESDTSAVPGAAVTTTSAAVVSQSPQLYNQTTNPPGSPTEEAQPSTSTSTQAQTTSPTGVVPGTKYAVPDTSTYHYDESSGYYYDPVTGLYYDSNSQYYYNSLTQQYLYWDGEKETYVPAAECVAQQQTGLPSTKEGKEKKEKPKSKTAQQIAKDMERWAKSLNKQKENFKNSFQPVNSLREEERRESAAADAGFALFEKKGALAERQQLIPELMKNGEEENPLKRGLVAAYSGDSDNEEELMERIESEEEKLTDWKKMACLLCRRQFPNKDALVRHQQLSDLHKQNMDIYRRSRLSEQELEALELREREMKYRDRAAERREKYGIPEPPEPKRKKQFDAGTVNYEQPTKDGIDHSNIGNKMLQAMGWREGSGLGRKCQGITAPIEAQVRMKGAGLGAKGSSYGVSTADSYKDAVRKAMFARFTEME comes from the exons AGTCAGTAGAACAGAGCGTAGTGGAAGATACGGTTCTATCATAGATCGGGATGATCGAGATGAACGTGAATCCAGAAGCAGACGAAGGGATTCAGACTATAAAAGATCCAGTGATGACCGCAGGAATGATAGATATGATGACTACAGAGACTACGACAGTCCAGAG AGGGAACGCGAGAGAAGGAATAGTGACAGATCAGAAGATGGTTACCATTCTGACGGTGACTATGGAGAACATGACTACAGGAATGATATTAATGATGAATGGGAGAGTAAGACAATCATGTTGCGTGGACTTCCTATTACTGTTACAGAGAATGAT ATTCGAGAGATAATGGAATCCTTTGAAGGCCCTCAGCCTGCAGATGTGAGGCTGATGAAGAGAAAAACAG GTGTAAGCCGTGGTTTCGCCTTCGTGGAGTTTTATCACTTGCAAGATGCTACCAGCTGGATGGAAGCCAATCAG AAAAAGTTGGTGATACAAGGAAAGCACATTGCAATGCATTATAGCAATCCCAGGCCTAAATTTGAGGATTGGCTTTGTAACAAG TGCTGCCTTAACAACTTTAGGAAAAGACTCAAATGCTTCCGATGTGGAGCTGATAAATTTG ACTCAGAGCAGGAAGTGCCATCTGGAACCACAGAGTCTGTCCAGTCTGTGGATTACTACTGTGATA CTATTATTCTTCGAAATATTGCTCCTCATACTGTAGTAGATTCCATAATGACAGCATTGTCTCCATATGCATCATTAGCTGTCAATAACATTCGGCTTATAAAAGATAAACAGACACAGCAGAACAGAGGGTTTGCATTTGTGCAGCTGTCTTCAGCAATG GATGCTTCTCAGCTCCTGCAGGTGCTACAAAGTCTTCATCCTCCACTGAAAATCGATGGCAAAACAATTGGAGTTGATTTTGCCAAAAGTGCCAGAAA AGATTTGGTTCTCCCAGATGGTAACCGGGTCAGCGCCTTTTCTGTGGCTAGCACAGCCATTGCTGCAGCTCAGTGGTCATCCACGCAG TCTCAGAGTGGAGAAGGTGGCAATATAGACTACAATTACCTCCAGCCAGGCCAAGATGGCTATGCACAGTATGCCCAG TATTCACAAGATTATCAGCAGTTTTACCAGCAACAAGCAGGGGGAGTGGAGAGTGATACATCTGCTGTACCAG GGGCAGCAGTCACCACTACTTCAGCAGCTGTAGTATCCCAAAGTCCCCAACTGTATAATCAAACCACCAATCCACCTGGCTCTCCG ACTGAGGAAGCACAGCCAAGTACTAGCACTAGCACACAAGCACAGACAACTTCCCCAACTGGTGTAGTCCCTGGTACCAAATATG ctgtcCCTGATACGTCCACTTACCATTATGATGAATCCTCAGGATATTATTATGATCCAGTTACAGGACTTTATTATGATTCTAACTCTCAG TACTATTATAATTCCTTAACCCAGCAGTATCTTTattgggatggagagaaggagaccTATGTACCTGCAGCAGAATGTGTAGCCCAACAACAAACTGGTCTGCCTTCtaccaaagaagggaaggaaaagaaggagaagccTAAGAGCAAAACGGCACAGCAG aTTGCCAAAGACATGGAACGATGGGCTAAGAgcttaaataaacaaaaagaaaattttaagaatagCTTCCAACCTGTCAATTCcttgagggaggaagagagaagagaatcagCAGCAGCAGATGCTGGCTTTGCTCTCTTTGAGAAGAAG GGAGCTTTGGCTGAAAGACAGCAGCTTATCCCAGAGCTGAtgaaaaatggagaagaggaaaatcCACTCAAA CGTGGTCTAGTAGCCGCTTATAGTGGAGATAGTGATAATGAGGAAGAATTGATGGAAAGAAtcgaaagtgaagaagaaaaactgaCTGATTGGAAGAAAATGGCCTGTCTTCTCTGTAGAAGACAATTTCCCAACAAAGATGCTTTAGTTAGACATCAACAACTCTCTGACTTACATAAG CAAAACATGGATATCTATAGACGATCTAGACTTTCTGAGCAAGAACTAGAAGCCTTGGAACTAAGAGAAAGAGAG ATGAAGTATCGAGATCGAGCTGCAGAGAGACGGGAGAAATATGGAATCCCAGAACCTCCAGAACCCAAACGAAAGAAGCAGTTTGATGCTGGCACTGT TAATTACGAACAACCAACAAAGGATGGCATTGACCATAGTAATATTGGCAATAAAATGCTACAGGCCATGGGATGGCGGGAAGGCTCAGGTTTGGGAAGGAAGTGTCAAGGTATCACAGCCCCCATTGAG gcTCAAGTACGAATGAAAGGAGCTGGCTTGGGAGCAAAAGGCAGCTCCTACGGTGTGTCAACTGCAGATTCTTACAAGGATGCAGTTCGGAAAGCCATGTTTGCTCGGTTCACTGAGATGGAATGA